From Candidatus Dadabacteria bacterium, one genomic window encodes:
- the rpsD gene encoding 30S ribosomal protein S4 produces MARYRGPSCKLCRREGEQLFLKGARCYTSKCAIQKRPNRGPGVHGASIGRSKFSDYGIRLREKQKVKRIYGLTEKQFSRYFAEAARRSGVTGAMLILLLERRLDNVIYRLGFASSRNEARHLVWLGHVLVDGKRVDIPSFSVKQGNKIEIKAKTRSNSHVNQSLEGLERRGFPQWLELDRENYSGVVTKLPEREDVTVPIDEQLIVEFYSRV; encoded by the coding sequence TTGGCTAGGTATAGAGGACCATCGTGTAAGCTTTGCAGGAGAGAGGGCGAACAGCTTTTTCTTAAGGGCGCTAGGTGTTATACGTCAAAATGCGCCATCCAGAAAAGACCTAATCGCGGGCCTGGAGTTCACGGGGCTTCGATTGGCCGTTCAAAGTTCTCTGACTATGGAATAAGGCTGAGAGAGAAACAAAAAGTTAAGCGTATTTACGGGCTGACGGAAAAACAATTCAGCCGTTATTTTGCCGAGGCGGCCAGGAGAAGCGGGGTAACTGGTGCAATGCTCATACTGCTTCTTGAGAGAAGACTTGACAATGTGATCTACAGGCTAGGATTTGCAAGTTCGCGCAACGAGGCCAGACACTTGGTATGGCTCGGGCATGTTCTTGTGGACGGCAAAAGAGTCGACATTCCCTCTTTCAGCGTGAAGCAGGGAAACAAAATAGAGATCAAAGCAAAAACCAGAAGCAACTCGCATGTAAACCAGTCCCTTGAAGGCCTTGAGAGAAGGGGCTTTCCCCAGTGGCTTGAGCTTGACAGGGAAAATTACAGCGGGGTTGTAACCAAACTTCCCGAAAGAGAGGATGTGACGGTTCCCATAGATGAACAGTTGATCGTTGAGTTTTACTCAAGGGTTTAA
- the rpsK gene encoding 30S ribosomal protein S11, with the protein MSKKFTKKKTKKFVEHGVVNIQATFNNTIITVSDMKGNVIAWSSGGNRGFKGTRKGTPFAAQVAADDASKKAKTFGLKSANVYVSGPGPGREPAIRAVQAAGVKVTMIKDVTPIPHNGCRPPGRRRV; encoded by the coding sequence ATGAGCAAGAAATTCACCAAGAAGAAAACAAAGAAATTCGTTGAACATGGAGTGGTCAACATACAGGCTACTTTTAACAACACCATAATCACTGTCAGTGATATGAAGGGGAACGTCATAGCTTGGTCAAGCGGTGGCAACAGGGGATTTAAGGGTACGAGAAAGGGGACGCCGTTTGCAGCCCAGGTGGCGGCGGATGACGCGTCGAAAAAGGCAAAGACATTCGGGCTTAAGTCCGCGAATGTTTACGTAAGCGGTCCCGGTCCCGGAAGGGAACCGGCGATAAGGGCCGTTCAGGCCGCCGGGGTGAAAGTGACGATGATAAAGGATGTCACCCCGATTCCCCATAACGGTTGCAGACCTCCCGGAAGGAGAAGAGTGTAG
- the rpsM gene encoding 30S ribosomal protein S13 — protein MPRIAGVDIPLNKRVEVGLTYIYGIGRATSNVILSKAGIDINKKSGDLDDQEVTKLRTIIEGEYTVEGDLRREVQLNIKRLIEIGCYRGIRHRTGLPVRGQKTKSNARTRKGRRGTAIAKKKKAGK, from the coding sequence ATGCCTAGAATAGCAGGAGTTGACATACCGCTTAACAAAAGAGTGGAGGTAGGTCTTACGTATATCTACGGTATAGGTAGAGCAACTTCAAACGTCATACTTTCCAAAGCCGGTATAGACATAAACAAAAAGTCCGGAGACCTTGACGACCAGGAAGTAACGAAACTTCGGACGATAATTGAAGGCGAGTACACAGTTGAGGGAGACCTCAGAAGGGAGGTTCAGCTTAACATAAAGCGCCTCATAGAGATAGGATGCTACAGGGGCATAAGGCACAGGACGGGGCTTCCTGTAAGGGGACAGAAAACCAAGTCGAACGCGAGAACCAGAAAAGGCCGCAGGGGTACTGCGATAGCGAAGAAGAAAAAAGCCGGTAAATAA
- the rpmJ gene encoding 50S ribosomal protein L36, producing MKTRASVKKICDKCKIIRRKGVVRVICVNKRHKQRQG from the coding sequence GTGAAAACAAGGGCATCAGTAAAAAAGATATGTGACAAGTGCAAGATCATCAGGCGCAAAGGAGTCGTGCGGGTGATCTGTGTTAACAAAAGACACAAGCAGAGACAAGGATAG
- the infA gene encoding translation initiation factor IF-1 — MQKEEKIEFEGTITKALPNAMFMVEIENNHEVLAYVSGKMRTRFIRILPGDRVKLEISPYDLTKGRITYRLKK; from the coding sequence ATGCAGAAAGAAGAGAAAATAGAGTTTGAAGGAACTATAACGAAGGCTTTGCCCAACGCGATGTTCATGGTTGAAATAGAGAACAACCACGAAGTACTGGCCTATGTCTCTGGCAAAATGAGAACCAGGTTCATAAGGATACTTCCAGGAGACAGGGTAAAGCTTGAGATATCTCCTTACGATCTTACAAAGGGAAGAATCACCTACAGACTCAAAAAGTGA
- the map gene encoding type I methionyl aminopeptidase, which translates to MIRLKNREELKRMRTAGRVVSEVLMRLEEEAREGVTTWELNEIAERMCAAGGFKAAFKGYANYPASVCFALNEEIVHGIPSKKKVLRNGDIVGIDFGVVLDGYYADSAITVAIGKIGPIAQKLLQVTRNSLYRGIDMVTSSNRVMDISKEIQTYVEGEGFSIVRDFVGHGIGRELHEEPQVPNFIPPNGSGRGVKLRSGMVIAIEPMVNEGSERTKILEDGWTAVTYDGKLSAHFEHTVALTDNGPEILTERVH; encoded by the coding sequence ATGATTCGCTTGAAGAACAGAGAAGAGTTAAAACGGATGAGGACCGCCGGCAGGGTAGTTTCCGAAGTGCTTATGAGACTTGAGGAAGAGGCAAGGGAAGGCGTGACTACCTGGGAGCTTAACGAGATCGCGGAAAGAATGTGTGCGGCGGGAGGCTTTAAGGCCGCTTTTAAGGGCTATGCGAATTATCCCGCGTCGGTATGCTTCGCGCTTAACGAAGAGATAGTGCACGGTATCCCCTCCAAGAAAAAGGTGCTTAGGAACGGAGACATAGTAGGAATAGATTTCGGAGTTGTACTCGACGGTTATTACGCTGACTCGGCGATAACGGTTGCGATCGGCAAAATCGGGCCCATTGCGCAGAAACTGCTTCAGGTCACCAGAAATTCCCTCTACAGGGGAATAGACATGGTGACAAGTTCAAACAGGGTTATGGACATATCAAAAGAGATACAGACCTATGTTGAGGGCGAGGGTTTTTCAATAGTCAGGGACTTTGTCGGTCACGGCATAGGCAGGGAACTCCATGAGGAACCGCAGGTCCCGAATTTTATTCCCCCGAATGGCTCGGGACGGGGAGTGAAGCTTCGTTCAGGAATGGTAATTGCCATAGAACCCATGGTAAACGAGGGGTCTGAGAGAACGAAGATACTTGAAGACGGGTGGACGGCTGTTACTTATGATGGTAAACTTTCCGCTCATTTTGAGCATACTGTGGCTCTTACGGATAACGGTCCCGAGATTCTTACCGAGAGGGTTCACTAG
- a CDS encoding adenylate kinase produces the protein MMRLILFGPPGAGKGTQADFIKEKYGVAHISTGDVLREAMRNETEVGLYAKSFMDKGELVPDEVVTEIIRQKISALGEGGFMLDGFPRTLEQARSLNNILADAGIGIDAVISLEVSDQEVVERITRRQKIEGRRDDTEDVIRNRLRVYKDQTSPLKDFYEKAGVLRTVEGVGEISDIAGRIDGVLGQLQQ, from the coding sequence ATTATGAGACTGATACTGTTTGGACCGCCGGGGGCGGGAAAGGGAACGCAGGCCGATTTCATAAAAGAGAAATACGGAGTTGCGCATATATCGACCGGGGACGTGCTGCGTGAAGCCATGAGAAATGAGACCGAGGTCGGACTTTACGCAAAATCGTTTATGGATAAGGGGGAACTCGTGCCCGACGAGGTCGTAACGGAAATAATAAGGCAGAAAATATCCGCTCTTGGCGAGGGAGGTTTTATGCTTGACGGTTTTCCGAGGACCCTGGAACAGGCGAGATCTCTTAACAATATTCTCGCCGATGCAGGAATCGGCATTGACGCGGTTATTTCCCTAGAAGTTTCCGACCAGGAGGTTGTAGAGCGAATAACCAGACGCCAGAAAATAGAGGGCAGGCGGGACGACACGGAGGATGTTATAAGGAACAGGCTGAGGGTTTACAAAGATCAGACCTCTCCTCTTAAGGATTTCTACGAGAAGGCCGGTGTTCTGCGTACGGTCGAAGGAGTGGGAGAAATATCGGATATCGCCGGGAGAATAGACGGCGTACTCGGGCAGTTGCAGCAATGA
- the secY gene encoding preprotein translocase subunit SecY yields MSSNVASLPRIPELNRKLLFTAAMLVVYRAGVFVPIPGIDPDQIAKMFEQTRGTIFDILNMFSGGALEQASIFALGVMPYITASIIMSLLVKAFPSLEAMQKEGDAGRRRINQYTRYGTVLICLVQGFMLAVTLERGGVGAATVASAVTDPGLMFKITAVLTLTAGGLFVMWLGEQITENGIGNGMSLLIAASIIASIPGAFWNLSRLVGTGDISILGVLLIFVFLGFLMGLIVYFERSYRKIPVQYPRRVVGRKVMGGQSSHLPLKTNPSGVIPPIFASSLLIFPATIVTFADLPALRSFSDLVFQNVFVYNLIFAILIIFFAFFYTSIIYDPDDLSDNLRKNGGNIPGIRPGRKTSEYIGNVLGKITFIGAIYVAAVCVLPAFLEREPFNLPFYFGGVSLLIVIGVTLDFMQQIESFLITHSYEGFMKKRGMKEPQRYRF; encoded by the coding sequence ATGAGCAGTAACGTCGCGTCACTTCCCAGAATTCCCGAGCTTAACAGGAAGCTTCTTTTTACCGCCGCGATGCTCGTTGTTTACAGGGCGGGGGTTTTCGTTCCGATCCCCGGAATCGACCCGGACCAGATTGCTAAGATGTTCGAGCAGACCCGCGGCACGATCTTCGACATACTTAATATGTTCTCCGGAGGCGCTCTTGAGCAGGCATCGATTTTCGCCTTGGGAGTGATGCCTTACATTACTGCGTCAATCATCATGTCGCTTCTGGTAAAGGCCTTTCCTTCTCTTGAAGCCATGCAGAAAGAGGGCGATGCCGGAAGGAGAAGAATAAATCAGTACACAAGATACGGCACCGTTCTTATATGCCTCGTTCAGGGTTTTATGCTGGCCGTAACCCTTGAGCGTGGCGGAGTAGGTGCGGCGACCGTCGCAAGCGCCGTTACGGATCCTGGGCTGATGTTCAAGATCACAGCTGTTCTTACCCTTACCGCGGGTGGACTCTTCGTTATGTGGCTTGGGGAGCAGATAACGGAGAACGGAATCGGAAACGGAATGTCTCTTCTTATTGCCGCATCGATAATTGCCAGTATTCCGGGGGCGTTCTGGAACCTCTCGAGGCTTGTTGGCACCGGGGACATTAGTATTCTCGGAGTTCTTCTTATTTTTGTTTTCCTTGGCTTTCTTATGGGTCTTATAGTTTATTTTGAGCGTTCCTACAGAAAAATACCGGTTCAGTATCCCAGAAGGGTTGTGGGAAGAAAGGTAATGGGAGGGCAGAGTTCCCATCTGCCGCTTAAAACTAATCCTTCGGGGGTCATCCCGCCGATTTTTGCCTCTTCGCTTCTTATCTTCCCCGCTACGATTGTTACGTTTGCTGATCTGCCGGCTCTTCGCAGTTTCTCGGACCTGGTGTTCCAGAACGTATTTGTATACAACCTGATCTTTGCCATACTCATAATATTTTTCGCTTTCTTTTACACCTCAATCATATACGACCCTGATGATCTCTCGGATAACCTGAGGAAAAACGGGGGGAACATACCGGGAATAAGACCTGGGAGGAAAACATCGGAATACATAGGCAATGTGCTCGGGAAAATTACGTTTATAGGAGCTATATACGTAGCGGCGGTCTGCGTGTTGCCGGCGTTTCTTGAGAGAGAACCTTTTAATCTGCCGTTTTACTTCGGGGGCGTGTCGCTTCTGATTGTAATAGGGGTAACGCTTGATTTCATGCAGCAGATCGAATCTTTTCTGATAACTCACAGTTACGAAGGATTTATGAAAAAGAGGGGCATGAAAGAACCGCAGAGGTACAGGTTCTGA
- a CDS encoding 50S ribosomal protein L15 has product MLNELSPIKGAKAKRKRVGRGAGSQGKTSGRGHKGQGSRSGKGVSRWFEGGQTPLKMRSPKRGFTNIFKKQYDIVNLKDLERFSDAGSVTIQALVDAGIVSGKKPVKLLGTGEIASALSITVNACSDAAARKVNDAGGKVEIV; this is encoded by the coding sequence ATGTTAAACGAACTTTCACCGATCAAGGGAGCGAAAGCGAAAAGAAAAAGGGTAGGGAGAGGTGCGGGTTCCCAAGGAAAAACCAGCGGAAGGGGGCATAAGGGCCAGGGATCCCGTTCGGGGAAAGGGGTATCCCGGTGGTTTGAAGGTGGCCAGACCCCGCTTAAAATGAGAAGCCCGAAAAGAGGCTTCACCAACATATTCAAAAAACAGTACGACATAGTTAACCTAAAGGATCTGGAGCGCTTTTCCGACGCTGGGTCGGTGACAATCCAGGCACTTGTAGATGCGGGAATAGTAAGCGGCAAAAAGCCCGTGAAGCTGCTAGGCACTGGAGAGATTGCCTCGGCGCTTTCCATAACGGTTAACGCCTGTAGTGATGCGGCCGCGCGCAAGGTGAATGACGCGGGAGGCAAAGTGGAGATAGTATGA
- a CDS encoding 30S ribosomal protein S5 encodes MAEEKINPAELELQEKVVHIRRVAKVTKGGKRFHFTVLAVVGNSDGIVGAGLGKSNEVPDAVRKAVEKAKKSLIRVPRNGTTIPHGVRTQYVSSKIMLLPAAPGTGVIAGGAVRAVVELAGIHDVLSKVVGSRNPLNVVMAVIKGFSELQVPEEIAKTRNKEIKDLDLPNYYGAER; translated from the coding sequence TTGGCAGAGGAGAAAATAAATCCGGCGGAACTTGAATTACAGGAGAAAGTGGTTCACATAAGGAGGGTCGCGAAGGTGACCAAGGGTGGGAAGAGGTTCCACTTCACCGTTCTTGCCGTGGTCGGAAACTCCGATGGAATAGTGGGTGCGGGTCTCGGCAAATCAAACGAGGTTCCCGACGCTGTCAGAAAAGCAGTTGAGAAAGCCAAGAAAAGTCTTATAAGGGTGCCGAGGAACGGCACCACCATACCCCATGGAGTCCGCACGCAATACGTATCAAGCAAGATTATGCTTCTGCCTGCTGCCCCTGGTACCGGTGTTATAGCCGGTGGCGCGGTGCGGGCGGTGGTTGAGCTTGCCGGAATACATGATGTTCTCTCCAAGGTTGTCGGATCAAGGAATCCGCTTAATGTTGTTATGGCGGTTATAAAGGGATTCTCGGAACTGCAGGTTCCCGAAGAAATTGCGAAGACGAGGAACAAAGAGATAAAGGACCTCGATCTTCCTAATTACTACGGCGCGGAGCGGTAA
- a CDS encoding 50S ribosomal protein L18, which produces MIKKKSRNLARKRRHLTVRKKISGTVEVPRVSVFRSAKHIYAQLIDDTAETTLLQASTMFSETKKRLSGENMKKTDVAKEVGKHLGEMAVEKGIKKVRFDRGGYAYHGRVKSLADGIREAGVEF; this is translated from the coding sequence ATGATAAAGAAAAAGAGCAGAAATCTGGCGCGCAAAAGAAGACATCTTACCGTTAGGAAGAAGATAAGCGGTACCGTGGAGGTGCCGAGAGTTTCTGTTTTCCGTTCGGCAAAGCATATATATGCCCAGCTGATAGACGATACTGCGGAAACCACCCTTCTTCAGGCATCGACAATGTTTTCTGAAACCAAGAAGAGGCTTTCCGGGGAAAATATGAAGAAAACCGATGTGGCCAAAGAGGTTGGAAAGCATCTCGGAGAGATGGCCGTTGAGAAAGGTATAAAGAAGGTGCGTTTTGACAGAGGGGGCTACGCTTACCACGGAAGGGTGAAGTCGCTTGCCGACGGAATCCGCGAGGCGGGAGTGGAGTTCTAG
- a CDS encoding 50S ribosomal protein L6, whose translation MSRIGIKPVVVPDGVTATSRRGSVEIKGPKGSLKVSVPEGIKATLQDGAIVVSRQSDEKRIKSFHGLTRSLINNSVIGVSEGFKKVLRITGTGYKADLVGKTGLRLSLGYSHPVDFPLPQGVEATVEERGTLLSIYGIDKQVVGETAARIRKIRPPDSYKGKGVRYEGEKLRLKPGKAGAAK comes from the coding sequence ATGTCAAGAATAGGAATAAAACCGGTGGTTGTTCCCGATGGAGTGACGGCGACGTCCAGAAGGGGGTCTGTTGAGATCAAGGGACCTAAAGGAAGCCTTAAGGTCTCTGTGCCTGAGGGCATAAAAGCCACGCTTCAGGACGGAGCAATAGTTGTTTCCAGGCAGAGCGATGAGAAAAGAATAAAGTCTTTTCACGGTCTTACGCGAAGCCTCATTAACAATTCCGTGATAGGGGTGAGCGAAGGATTTAAAAAGGTGCTTCGCATAACCGGTACGGGTTACAAGGCGGATCTTGTGGGCAAAACGGGGCTTAGGCTCTCGCTTGGCTATTCCCACCCGGTTGATTTCCCCCTTCCCCAAGGTGTGGAGGCTACTGTGGAGGAACGGGGCACACTGCTTTCGATTTACGGAATAGACAAGCAGGTTGTGGGAGAGACCGCGGCTCGCATAAGGAAAATAAGGCCGCCTGATTCCTATAAAGGTAAAGGCGTTCGTTACGAGGGCGAGAAACTAAGACTTAAACCCGGAAAAGCTGGAGCGGCTAAGTAA
- the rpsH gene encoding 30S ribosomal protein S8 translates to MTDPIADMLTRIRNAFMVGHDQVEIPGSVIKGEIARVLTEEGYVESYEITEEGVKKTITVKLKYGPDGKAAVEEIKRISKPSRRVYVGKDDIPRVRGGMGISILSTSSGIMTGVAARSQNIGGEILCTVI, encoded by the coding sequence ATGACGGATCCGATTGCAGATATGTTAACCAGGATAAGGAATGCCTTTATGGTCGGTCACGATCAGGTCGAGATTCCCGGTTCTGTTATAAAAGGCGAGATTGCCAGGGTTCTTACTGAGGAAGGCTACGTGGAGAGTTATGAAATCACCGAAGAAGGGGTAAAGAAGACCATAACTGTCAAGCTGAAATACGGTCCTGACGGCAAGGCGGCCGTAGAGGAGATAAAAAGGATAAGCAAGCCATCGAGAAGGGTTTACGTAGGCAAGGATGATATTCCGAGGGTCCGGGGAGGAATGGGAATTTCAATACTTTCCACTTCAAGCGGAATAATGACCGGGGTTGCTGCGAGGAGCCAGAACATAGGCGGGGAGATCCTCTGCACGGTGATCTGA
- a CDS encoding type Z 30S ribosomal protein S14, protein MTRKALLEKSKRKPKFRVRAVNRCALCGRPRGFMRKFGICRICFRSLASKGHLPGVRKASF, encoded by the coding sequence ATGACAAGAAAAGCGTTACTTGAGAAATCGAAGAGAAAGCCAAAATTTCGCGTGCGCGCGGTTAACCGTTGCGCGCTTTGCGGAAGACCTAGAGGTTTCATGAGGAAATTCGGCATTTGCAGGATTTGCTTCAGGTCTCTTGCCAGTAAGGGACATCTTCCGGGCGTTAGAAAGGCGAGTTTCTAA
- the rplE gene encoding 50S ribosomal protein L5, translating to MIPRIKDLYMREAVPALVEKFSYGNTMQVPRLEKIVVNMGLGRLSEAGRQTKVIDEAVSELADITGQRPVITKARKSVAGFKLREGQPIGCMVTLRGERMYEFFDRLVNLALPRVRDFKGLSPRAFDGSGNYTLGIREHLVFPEIDYSKVQYNKGMNVSLITTSKTDAEAMELLACLGVPFSKN from the coding sequence ATGATTCCGAGAATAAAAGATCTGTATATGCGCGAGGCCGTGCCCGCACTGGTTGAGAAGTTCTCCTACGGAAACACCATGCAGGTTCCCAGGCTTGAGAAGATTGTTGTGAACATGGGGCTTGGGAGGCTTAGTGAAGCGGGCAGGCAGACAAAGGTAATAGATGAAGCTGTCTCGGAACTGGCGGACATAACGGGACAAAGGCCGGTGATTACCAAGGCGCGCAAGTCCGTTGCGGGTTTTAAGCTCAGGGAAGGTCAGCCGATAGGCTGCATGGTCACGCTTCGGGGGGAGAGGATGTATGAGTTTTTCGACCGTCTGGTGAATCTGGCTCTTCCAAGGGTAAGAGATTTTAAGGGCCTTTCACCCCGGGCTTTTGACGGTTCGGGCAATTATACTCTGGGAATAAGAGAGCATCTGGTTTTTCCTGAAATAGATTACAGCAAGGTTCAGTACAACAAGGGTATGAACGTGAGTCTGATTACGACTTCAAAAACGGACGCTGAGGCTATGGAGCTTCTCGCTTGTCTCGGGGTGCCGTTTTCGAAGAATTAA
- a CDS encoding 50S ribosomal protein L24: MSAGKRKFHIKAGDTVYVVAGKEKGKTGKVLRIDRDAEKAFVEKLNIIKRHSRPTQKNPGGGIIEKEAGIHVSNLMLYDSESGKPAKVGYRIGEDGGKVRYNRKTGKEI; the protein is encoded by the coding sequence ATGTCTGCTGGGAAAAGAAAGTTTCACATAAAGGCCGGGGATACGGTCTATGTGGTTGCGGGCAAGGAGAAGGGGAAAACCGGTAAGGTGCTGAGAATTGACAGGGATGCAGAAAAGGCCTTTGTGGAAAAGCTCAACATCATAAAGAGGCACAGCCGACCGACCCAGAAGAACCCAGGTGGTGGAATTATCGAGAAAGAGGCAGGAATCCACGTCTCAAACCTGATGCTCTACGATTCTGAGAGCGGAAAGCCCGCAAAGGTCGGTTACAGGATTGGAGAGGATGGCGGAAAAGTAAGATACAACAGGAAAACTGGAAAGGAAATCTGA
- the rplN gene encoding 50S ribosomal protein L14 — protein MIQSSTYLDSADNTGAKRLFCIKVLGGSGRKYARLGDVVVVSVKQAIPKSKVDKGSVHKAVIVRVRKEQRRPDGTYVRFDNNAAVIIDKENEPIGTRVFGPIARELRFKGFMKIISLAPEVV, from the coding sequence ATGATTCAGTCAAGCACATATCTGGATTCGGCGGATAACACCGGAGCCAAAAGACTTTTCTGCATAAAGGTCCTTGGAGGTTCCGGGAGAAAATACGCGCGGCTTGGAGATGTGGTTGTGGTTTCGGTCAAGCAGGCCATTCCGAAGTCCAAGGTGGACAAAGGTTCTGTTCACAAGGCGGTAATAGTCAGGGTGAGAAAGGAGCAGAGAAGGCCCGATGGTACCTATGTGCGCTTTGATAATAACGCCGCCGTTATTATAGACAAGGAGAACGAGCCGATAGGCACGAGGGTTTTCGGGCCGATCGCGCGTGAACTGAGGTTCAAGGGTTTCATGAAAATTATCTCGCTTGCCCCGGAGGTTGTATGA
- the rpsQ gene encoding 30S ribosomal protein S17 — protein sequence MERGKLKTRTGVVVGNKMDKTAIVEVQRTKSHGRYKKQIRVSRKFKVHDERNECNIGDKVVIIESRPHSKTKRWRLGKVVSQGAGA from the coding sequence ATGGAAAGAGGAAAGTTAAAGACGAGAACGGGGGTTGTGGTGGGAAACAAAATGGACAAGACCGCGATTGTGGAAGTGCAGCGGACCAAGAGTCACGGCCGATACAAAAAGCAGATAAGAGTGAGCAGGAAATTTAAGGTCCATGACGAACGCAACGAGTGCAACATCGGGGACAAGGTTGTAATAATAGAGTCAAGACCCCACAGCAAGACCAAAAGGTGGAGGCTGGGCAAGGTGGTCAGCCAAGGCGCAGGCGCATAA
- a CDS encoding 50S ribosomal protein L29 → MATNTEELRNLTPEELSKRHRDAAEELFNVRIQVATGQNSNNARIKQLRREIARILTIKKQRDIVSGS, encoded by the coding sequence ATGGCGACAAATACCGAAGAACTAAGAAACCTCACGCCCGAGGAACTGAGCAAACGCCACCGTGATGCGGCAGAAGAGCTTTTCAACGTCAGGATACAGGTCGCTACCGGACAGAACTCAAATAACGCAAGAATAAAACAACTGAGAAGAGAAATTGCAAGAATACTTACCATAAAGAAGCAGCGGGATATCGTCTCAGGGAGTTGA
- the rplP gene encoding 50S ribosomal protein L16 has product MLQPKKMKYRKQFKGRNRGAATRGTKFAFGDLALQTVENGTITSRQIEAARIAITRHVKRGANLWIRIFPYKPITKKPAETRMGKGKGDVDSYVAPVKRGQFLYEISGVSEELARSALRLASYKLPLKTRIVTRSEEELV; this is encoded by the coding sequence ATGCTTCAGCCTAAAAAGATGAAGTACAGAAAGCAGTTCAAGGGAAGAAACAGGGGAGCTGCGACTCGGGGGACGAAGTTCGCTTTCGGGGATCTCGCGCTTCAGACCGTGGAAAACGGGACGATTACATCAAGACAGATAGAGGCCGCCCGTATTGCTATCACTAGGCATGTAAAAAGAGGGGCAAATCTCTGGATAAGGATATTCCCCTATAAACCCATTACCAAAAAACCCGCCGAGACCAGGATGGGAAAGGGTAAAGGGGATGTTGACAGCTACGTAGCTCCGGTAAAAAGAGGACAATTCCTTTACGAGATATCCGGAGTAAGTGAAGAACTTGCGCGCTCGGCCTTAAGACTTGCTTCCTACAAGCTTCCTCTTAAAACCAGGATAGTAACCAGAAGCGAGGAGGAGCTTGTCTGA
- the rpsC gene encoding 30S ribosomal protein S3, which translates to MGQKINPIGLRIGITRSWDSKWFAEKQVYRSLLKEDIEIRNYIKKTFYQAAISNIEIERAAADKVRILVYAARPGIIIGRKGQEIEQLKKKLQGMTGKGIFLDIREVKRPETDAQLVAENLALQLERRVAYRRAMKRVLSSSIRAGVLGIKVMVSGRLGGAEIARREWYREGRVPLGTLRADLDYGVAESSTTYGVIGVKVWIFKGEIIQKKTKERASEAHEGVDTDASA; encoded by the coding sequence TTGGGCCAGAAAATTAATCCTATAGGACTTCGCATTGGAATAACCAGGTCGTGGGATTCCAAGTGGTTTGCCGAGAAGCAGGTGTACAGGTCTTTACTCAAAGAGGATATAGAAATCCGCAACTACATAAAAAAGACCTTTTATCAGGCCGCTATCTCGAACATTGAGATTGAAAGGGCTGCGGCGGACAAGGTCAGAATTCTTGTGTACGCGGCAAGGCCCGGGATCATCATAGGAAGAAAGGGTCAGGAAATAGAGCAACTGAAGAAAAAACTTCAGGGGATGACCGGAAAAGGCATATTTCTCGATATAAGGGAAGTAAAAAGACCCGAAACCGACGCGCAGCTAGTTGCGGAGAACCTTGCTCTTCAGCTTGAAAGAAGGGTTGCGTACAGAAGAGCCATGAAAAGAGTGCTTTCTTCCTCCATCAGAGCCGGAGTTTTGGGAATAAAAGTCATGGTCTCCGGCCGTCTGGGCGGAGCCGAGATAGCGAGAAGGGAATGGTATAGGGAAGGAAGAGTGCCTTTGGGAACGCTCCGAGCGGACCTTGACTACGGGGTTGCCGAATCGTCGACTACCTACGGAGTGATAGGTGTGAAGGTCTGGATATTCAAGGGCGAGATAATACAGAAAAAGACAAAAGAACGGGCAAGTGAGGCCCATGAGGGTGTAGATACCGATGCTTCAGCCTAA